Below is a genomic region from Prosthecochloris marina.
ACATTTCACAACACAACCTCCTTGCTGGTCAACCTGCAGGGATTTCATTCGCTTTACGTCCAAAGCTGGGTTCATGACGATGGAGAAAGTCGCTCATAACCATATCACGCGAATTGTAAAGGTGATAGGTTATGGTAGCCTCTATCTCAAGGTTCAACACCCTCACCGTTCACTCATAGACTCATGAAAAACCTTGATGATCGGTTTGGTCAGATAGCTCAACACGGTTTTTTCACCGGTACGAATATCGATATTGGTCGTCATGCCTGGCAGGATTTCTATCTCCTTGCCACGGCGAAGTAACGCCTCGTCCTCATCGAGACCGATGTGTACACGATAATAGAGAAGTTCTCCCTGGGGAGCCATCTCGGCAATGGCATCCGGGCTGATATAGACTACCGATCCTTTCAGCATGCCATAAATTGAGTAGTCATAAGCATCGAGCTTGACACTTGCTGGCATACCGACGTGGACAAAACCGATATCGGCAGGCCGGAGTTTTCCTTCGACGATCAGCCGGCTTGTAGTGGGCAGGATCTCCATGACGACCTCACCCGGCCGTACCCGCGCCCCTTGTGTGGTGAGGTTGATTTTCTTGACCATCCCGTCGACAGGTGACCGGATATCGAGTTGCTCCACTGTAAAGGACCGTTCAGCAAGAATCTGTTGCTGGGCACGCAGGTCCTCCTCCATTTTGGTCATCTCTTTCTGGGCATCCTCGAAAAACTGGTTTTGCCGTTTTTGAAGCTGGCCGGTGATCTCGACTATCTGACGCTCCAGGCGCAATACCTCGATACGGCCAACATCTCCACTCTGCAAAAGGGGCTTGGTCATGGCAAGTTCTTTTTTTGCCAGAACCAGCAATTCATTCAGAGTCCGTAAATCGGTTTCGAGCGCCTCCTTACGTCGAAAGTAGAGGTGCTCCTGGTTGG
It encodes:
- a CDS encoding HlyD family efflux transporter periplasmic adaptor subunit, yielding MSRQERFGSLNQTDWASKLVIIAAVITVVFFLWASIAKMEEVTHARGMVIAKTRNQVIQSAIDGIIQEVIVEEGQSVKKGQALAHMERTKAEVAQNDSFGKVAALEAALVRLRAEVLGTPMKFPPTLGDFPEFVANQEHLYFRRKEALETDLRTLNELLVLAKKELAMTKPLLQSGDVGRIEVLRLERQIVEITGQLQKRQNQFFEDAQKEMTKMEEDLRAQQQILAERSFTVEQLDIRSPVDGMVKKINLTTQGARVRPGEVVMEILPTTSRLIVEGKLRPADIGFVHVGMPASVKLDAYDYSIYGMLKGSVVYISPDAIAEMAPQGELLYYRVHIGLDEDEALLRRGKEIEILPGMTTNIDIRTGEKTVLSYLTKPIIKVFHESMSER